The stretch of DNA GTGCCAGGAATGGCCGCCCAGCAGAGGGGGGTACCTGCCAGGAATGGCCGCCCAGCAGAGGGGGTACGTGCCAGGAATGGCCGCCCAGCAGAGGTGGTACGTGCCAGGAATGGCCGCCCAGCAGAGGGGGTACGTGCCAGGAATGGCCGCCCAGCAGAGGGGGTACCTGCCAGGAATGGCCGCCCAGCAGAGGGGGTACCTGCCAGGAATGGCCGCCCAGCAGAGGGGGTACGTGCCAGGAATGGCCGCCCAGCAGAGGGGGTACCTGCCAGGAATGGCCGCCCAGCAGAGGGGGTACCTGCCAGGAATGGCCGCCCAGCAGAGGGGGTACGTGTCAGTGCAACAGGACTGCTCCCCAGATCTGAGAGGAATGGAGGGAAAGACCGGCCGTACAGCGGGTGCCTGGGAGTCATTGGGTGCAGGAGGGTGAGAAATTGCCTGTcactgtgtctctgtgtttcaTTACAGTAACAGCACGGCGGCTCCATTCCCCTCTCCATCTTCCCAACCTACGGATCCCTGGGGGGGACACGATCCCAGCTCCGCTAATGTGACACTTCTACCCAAGCGGGGGCTCCACTCACCTCTGCTTATTGTGTAACTAACAGTATGAGCAATGGGACCCCCGGGGGCTCAGATACACGTCCAGCCTGCAGCTACAGCCAGTcgggggggaatgagtgatacattgggggtggggaggaaaggggatctcaccatcagcataggaaggggttccttactgtaagggcagtcaggttatggggttccctaccaagagagggggaatgagtgatacattgggggtggggaggaaaggggatctcaccatcagcataggaaggggttccttactgtaagggcagtcaggttatgggattccctacccagagagggggaatgagtgatacattgggggtggggaggaaaggggatctcaccatcagcataggaaggggttccttactgtaagggcagtcaggttatgggattccctaccaagagagggggaatgagtgatacattggtggtggggagggaaggggatctcaccatcagcataggaaggggttccttactgtaagggcagtcaggttatgggattccctacccagagagggggaatgagtgatacattgggggtggggaggaaaggggatctcaccatcagcataggaaggggttccttactgtaagggcagtcaggttatgggattccctacccagagagagggggaatgagtgatacattgggggtggggaggaaaggggatctcaccatcagcataggaaggggttccttactgtaagggcagtcaggttatggggttccctacccagagagagggggaatgagtgatacattgggggtggggaagaaaggggatctcaccatcagcataggaaggggttccttactgtaagggcagtcaggttatggggttccctaccaagagagggggaatgagtgatacattgggggtggggaggaaaggggatctcaccatcagcataggaaggggttccttactgtaagggcagtcaggttatggggttccctacagAGAGAGGGGGAATAGAGGGTACCGGATCTCTAGAGGCCACTCCCACACTGACTGGAGACAGGGAACACTGTACGTATCCCAGAAGGCCGAGCGATCGGTATCCCGGCACTAATGGGTGAATCGATCGAATGTAATTGGCTTCTGCGATGTAATTGGGATGTTAGTAAAtgagagtgggaggggctgaGCTGGCGGATAGTACATAAGCGCCACTTATTGATCCTACGAACAGGAGAGGCGGGTGCTTAGGTGCTCATTATACTCATTGTGTCATGTAATCTGCCCACTAGGGGGAGCTCTTGTATCAGAGCCAGTGAATGGTAACTCCCATAAACACACAGGGATATATACAGGCAGTATGGCAGCCCCTGCTCCTACTCACATTCTGCTGGGCCGGGGGGTGGGCTTCCTGCTACTCACCttcctgctggttctgactcctgatacaactccccaatacccattcattcctcattctcactgggtttatagttatgtgtaactgtcactgtgtctgtccctttcccttccctgcactgctggttctgactcctgatacaactccccaatacccattcatccctcattctcactgggtttatagttatgtgtaactgtcactgtgtctgtccctttcccttccctgcactgctggttctgactcctgatacaactccccaatatccattcattcctcaatctcactgggtttatagttatgtgtaactgtcactgtgtctgtccctttcccttccctgcactgctggttctgactcctgatacaactccccaatacccattcattcctcattctcactgggtttatagttatgtgtaactgtcactgtgtctgtccctttcccttccctgcactgctggttctgactcctgatacaactcccaaatacccattcatccctcattctcactgggtttatagttatgtgtaactgtcactgtgtctgtccctttcccttccctgcactgctggttctgactcctgatacaactcccaaatacccattcatccctcattctcactgggtttatagttatgtgtaactgtcactgtgtctgtccctttcccttccctgcactgctggttctgactcctgatacaactccccaatacccattcattcctcattctcactgggtttatagttatgtgtaactgtcactgtgtctgtctaagggaaacactatggcacctcctacccatatgtataaatacaaatatacagagggaatgttctgggcacacaataagctgtacccccatactgtactgtctaagggaaacactatggcaccccctacccatatgtataaatacaaatatacagagaaggaatgttctgggcacacaataagctgtacccccatactgtactgtctaagggaaacactatggcaccccctacccatatgtataaatacaaatatacagagggaatgttctgggcacacaataagctgtacccccatactgtactgtctaagggaaacactatggcaccccctacccatatgtataaatacaaatatacagagaaggaatgttctgggcacacaataagctgtaccccccatactgtactgtctaagggaaacactatggcaccccctacccatatgtataaatacaaatatacagagagggaatgttctgggcacacaataagctgtacccccatactgtactgtctaagggaaacactatggcacctcctacccatatgtataaatacaaatatacagagggaatgttctgggcacacaataagctgtacccccatactgtactgtctaagggaaacactatggcaccccctacccatatgtataaatacaaatatacagagagggaatgttctgggcacacaataagctgtacccccatactgtactgtctaagggaaacactatggcaccccttacccatatttataaatacaaatatacagagaaggaatgctctgggcacacaataagctgtaccctcatactgtactgtctaagggaaacactatggcaccccctacccatatgtataaatacaaatatacagagagggaatgttctgggcacacaataagctgtacccccatactgtactgtctaagggaaacactatggcaccccctacccatatgtataaatacaaatatacagagaaggaatgctctgggcacacaataagctgtacccccatactgtactgtctaagggaaacactatggcaccccctacccatatgtataaatacaaatatacagagaaggaatgttctgggcacacaataagctgtacccccatactgtactgtctaagggaaacactatggcaccccctacccatatgtataaatacaaatatacagagaaggaatgctctgggcacccccccataccataCAGTAATAGGATATGCCAcacagggcgggggggggggggggagacagttGCTCGGGGTTAATAGATGATGAAAGGAGTGAGTCCATAATAAATGGAAGAGATAAAAGAATAAATCACATTTCTCCTTCACTAAATTCTATTCAGGGGTCATTGGGATCCGAGAGCTTTGTGTTGGGGAACTGTGTCAGCGCCCGACTAATCCCCTTTGTCCAGTTATAAATAGCAAATCTGCCCCCCCCTGTTGCACTGCCGGGTCTCATTCCGGGGCAGGAAAGGAGAATTTGTTGGGGCTCGCTGGGTAATCCCACCATTATACAGCGTTTAGtaaatgctttatggctgagattctgtcacagtggcacagatcctatccccccccattgtaagcagcagtcctgccctgctttatggctgagattctagctatctgtataacagagcattctgtcacagtggcacagatcctatctgatccccccattgtaagcagcagtcctgccctgctttatggctgagattctagctatctgtataacagagcattctgtcacagtggcacagatcctatctgatcccccccattgtaagcagcagtcctgccctgctttatggctgagattctagctatctgtataacagagcattctgtcacagtggcacagatcctatctgatccccccattgtaagcagcagtcctgccctgctttatggctgagattctagctatctgtataacagagcattctgtcacagtggcacagatcctatctgatccccccattgtaagcagcagtcctgccctgctttatggctgagattctagctatctgtataacagagcattctgtcacagtggcacagatcctatctgatccccccattgtaagcagcagtcctgccctgctttatggctgagattctagctatctgtataacagagcattctgtcacagtggcacagatcctatctgatccccccattgtaagcagcagtcctgccctgctttatggctgtaaATATATGCAGATCTGCTCACTGTATTACACAGACAGGATCTCATGAATGTAGAAGTCATGTCTCACTCACTGAACTAAacgcaaaataatgttttttttccccttgagaAATGTAATATTTTCCCAGCATGCCACAGTGGAGCAATTGTAAATATTTGTGTTGTGATTTAATGTAGAGTGTTTCACAATgtggccagtaggtggcagtatATACACAGGCTATGTATAACCTTATACATAATGGGAGTaagcttagtcactcttccctgtactttttctatttcattactgcccccccttatatatttatatatagtgacccccccttaactgccccccccccccagtgtaaccaatcccaactgggccagcctttccccataactgagcccattccctttatcagcttagtcgctcttccctgtactttctctatttcattactgcccccccccttatatatttatatatagtgaccccccccccttaactgcccccccccccagtgtaaccaatcccaactgggccagcctttccccataactgagcccattccctttatcagcttagtcgctcttccctgtactttctctatttcattactgcccccccttatatatttatatatagtgacccccccttaactgccccccccccccagtgtaaccaatcccaactgggccagcctttccccataactgagcccattccctttatcagcttagtcgctcttccctgtactttctctatttcattactgcccccccttatatatttatatatagtgaccccccccttaactgccccttccccagtgtaaccaatcccaactgggccagcctttccccataactgagcccattccctttatcagcttagtcgctcttccctgtactttctctatttcattactgcccccccttatatatttatatatagtgaccccccccttaactgccccttccccagtgtaaccaatcccaactgggccagcctttccccaaaactgagcccattccctttatcagcttagtcgctcttccctgtactttctctatttcattactgcccccccttatatatttatatatagtgacccccccttaactgccccccccccccccagtgtaaccaatcccaactgggccagcctttccccataactgagcccattccctttatcagcttagtcgctcttccctgtactttctctatttcattactgcccccccttatatatttatatatagtgacccccccccttaactgccccttccccagtgtaaccaatcccaactgggccagcctttccccataactgagcccattccctttatcagcttagtcgctcttccctgtactttctctatttcattactgcccccccttatatatttatatatagtgacccccccccttaactgccccttccccagtgtaaccaatcccaactgggccagcctttccccataactgagcccattccctttatcagcttagtcgctcttccctgtactttctctatttcattactgtcccccccttatatatttatatatagtgacccccccataactgccccttccccagtgtaaccaatcccaacttggGGACCAGGATACATGAAATCAATTACAAGGCAACTTTTAAAAAGCCAATTTACtctcataaattaaaaaaagagcaaATCACAGGTTTAATACTGAAATGGTTCCGGGCAGAAGACCCACCGCCCGACGGCTCCACATTAGAAACACAAAGGTCCATCCACAGGTAACAGAACGCAGCACACAAACACCGCCGGGAGAGTCCATGCTAGAGGGGTGTGTGTGACCCCCGTAAAACAAACACCCGCCGGTACAGACACACAATAGGACACACATGCTCACACTAAGTACAAAACACAGCTTGTCGGATGCAAAAGGAACACGTGTGTGTGTAACAATCAGCGCCGGTCCATCCGTGATCCAATCTGCAGCCTCGAGAGCTCCAAAGTGAGTGGCGGCCATATTGGTCACGCCGAGCCAATGGTTAACAGTGCTTAGCTACTTTCAGTACTGAGTCGGATCTCGATGAAGGGAACAACAATGAAAAGTTCATCCCTCTGGAACGGTCCGTCTGTTGTGGCACCAACACCCAATTAAAAACCCCACGGAGGGGCGGGCACCCCATGATCCCTAAAAAAGTTGTGGGTGCTGAATTCACATTAATGAAATCACAAAGAGAGAGAGTTTTGCCGttgctcccagcatgccttggtcCTTTAGCCCTCGGGGGGGGCATCTGGGATTAGACGGGAGATGGCAGAGCCCCCCCTATAATGCCAGTGGCAGTGCGATGTGACCCCCAAACCCCAAGGGGGGGCTATTAGGAAATGGCAACGCTGTTATTCTCCAGGTCCATTTTGCCGGTGGATCGGCCCAGGGGCACGCAGCAGGGTTTGGCCCCGTCCCCGTCGCACAGGCCGTTCAGCGGCTTCTTCTCTTTGGAGTCGGACAGCTTGATGGTTTCTGGGGTGCTGCACCCCTGGATTTTACTCCTGGCTCTTAGCTTGTCCCTGACAGAATAGAGGCCGAGGCCCAGGCAGCCGAGCAGCGTCAGCACCAGGAGCACCGTGACCACCACAAACTGCTTGTAATAATCCCGCTCGGCGGTGTTGGGGGCCACGCTCCCCGGGCAGCTGACGGGCCGGACCCAGTAATGGGCCACCTGGTACCTGTAGCTGCTCTCCGTGGCCCAACACTCGTACAGCCCCTCCGTATCCTCCCGCACGATAATCACCTGCGCGTCCTCCGCCGTCACCATCTGCATCTCGGGGGCCGCCAAGTCCGGGGTCTTCCAGCTGTAAGTGGCCAGGGCCGAGCGGTGGGGGCACCTCAGCTCCAGGATGGTGTTATAGCAGCTGCTGTAATTCTCCTCTGGGGACCCCAAAAGTAAATAACCAATAGTTACAATACTGCAATTTAGgcacataggggctcatttaccaacactgcctgagggcagtaacccatggcaaccaatcaaattgttgcatttattgcagctggctgtgggcagtaacccacggtgaccaatcaaattgttgcatttattacagctggctgtgggcagtaacccacggcgaccaatcaaattgttgcatttattacagctggctgtgggcagtaacccatggcaaccaatcaaactgttatTTATTGCAGCtggctgtgggcagtaacccatggcgaccAATCAAATTTAGCATTTATCGCAGCtggctgtgggcagtaacccatggcgaccaatcaaattgttgcatttattgcagCTGGCTGTGGGCAGAAACCCATGgcgaccaatcaaattgttgcatttataacAGCtggctgtgggcagtaacccatggcgaccaatcaaattgttgcatttattacagctggctgtgggcagtaacccatggcgaccaatcaaattgttgcatttattacagctggctgtgggcagtaacccatggcaaccaatcaaactgttgcagTTATTGCAGCTGGctaagggcagtaacccatggcaaccaatcaaactgttgcagTTATTGCAGCTGGctaagggcagtaacccatggcaaccaatcaaactgttgcagTTATTGCAGCTGGctaagggcagtaacccatggcgaccaatcagattgttgcatttattgcagctggctgtgggcagtaacccatggcggccaatcaaattgttgcatttattgcagCTGGCTAAGGGCAGGAACCCATGGCGACCaatgaaattgttgcatttattgcagCTGGCTGAGGGCaggaacccatggcaaccaatcaaattattgcATTTATTGCAGCTGGCTAAGCgcagtaacccatggcgaccaatgaaattgttgcatttattgcagCTGGctaagggcagtaacccatggcggccaatcaaattgttgcatttattgcagCTGGCTAAGGGCAGGAACCCATGGCGACCaatgaaattgttgcatttattgcagCTGGCTGAGGGCaggaacccatggcaaccaatcaaattattgcATTTATTGCAGCTGGCTAAGCgcagtaacccatggcgaccaatgaaattgttgcatttattgcagCTGGCTGAGGGCAGGAACCCATGGCggccaatcaaattgttgcatttattgcagCTGGCTAAGGGCAGGAACCCATGGCGACCaatgaaattgttgcatttattgcagCTGGctaagggcagtaacccatggcgaccaatcagattgttgcatttattgcagctggctgaaaaaaagccaatcactggttggttgctatgggttactgcccatgggtaaatttgcccagtgttgataactgAGCCCCATAGTCTCATAGGGttgagcagggtcagactggggggccacCACCACCTGCCTGGCCCCTCCCCAGAGTGCACCTTCAGTGCATTGGGGGAGGGGATAGgggcggggcccaccaggttttttctcaGTGCCCCGCTGGTTCAGTCCCACCCTGGGGTTGGGCCCAAATGAGGTTCTGGTTCTCACCTTTGACTGAGGCGCTGGGGGGGCGCATAACTCGGGGTGTGCCTATACTGAAGCAGGTGGTATTGGGGTTCCCCCTCTCGATGTCCTGGAGCCAGGATTTCCTACAGAGAAAGAAGGAACGTCAGTTTTCCCCCCGGCTGTCAATCAACGACATAATGGGGCGTCCCCTTCTTTAGCCCCTCCTATGTGCCCAAGGTGGGAGGATCCAAGCTGCCGGTTGCTAATTGGTCAGTACCGGCAACCAGATATGAGGCAACTGGACATCTGTTTAATGCCCAAGGAGGAGGGGCATTGGCACGGTAATCTGTGATTGGCCAATCGATGTGTCAATCTAGAAAACACGGGTCAAAACCGGACGGGTGGTAACAGAGGAGCATTGGTGGGTGGGGTTGGACGCGGGCAGGTTAGGGGTAACTAACCAACTGCATGGGGGTTACTTACCCTTTGTCCTGCTCGGAGCGAACACTGCGGCACCTCTGGCTCGCCCCATCCCACGCACAGTAAGGATCTCGGGCCAAGATGCAGTCGAAGCAGCTCTGATACACGGTGCAGTTGGCCAGTGGCACCCTGAGCACCCCAGCTGAGTACCCGATGTACAGGACACcctatatacagtgagacgttagagtgcaagctctgcggGACAGGGATCATTTTCCCTTGGCTAGCAACTCAGTTACACACAGTACCATATTCATGCCATTACTGAACACCCATACCAGTCAATCATTTACCCAGAAACCCCCCGAGAGACCAACTCTCACCTCATTGGCTGCCAGGAGAATGTTCTCCACCGGCTCCTCGGGGGTCAGTAGCTCTATCTCCTCGATGATGTGCGACTCCGAGCCATTACCCATGAGCACCGCTTTGTGCAGGAATCCTTTATCTGAGGGGAACAAGATTGGGGTGCAGGGTTAGCCCCCCCTATGGGCGAATATCGGGCACGGCCATTAGAACTAAGGGGCCACGGGCCCTACCTGTGCCCAGGAACATGACGGTATAGTTGAGACCGGACACCGATTGGACAGAGTCGAGGGCGATCCTGGTGTATTGGACGTTCTGTTTGACCAGCACAGGCCGGCCGGCACCGGGCGACACCACCTCGTCCATCAGGAAATGTTCCTTCATGAAGTTCAGGTCTGTGTCTGAGAATTTGCCCCCtgagcactgggggggggggtgaaaagagggcagtcagtcagtcagtcaggcccagttgccgtaggagacagtacgtgtcagtcagtcagtcaggcccagttgccgtaggagacagtacgtgtcagtcagtcaggcccagttgccataggagacagtacgtgtcagtcagtcagtcaggcccagttgccgtaggagacagtacgtgtcagtcagtcagtcaggcccagttgccgtaggagacagtacgtgtcagtcagtcaagcccagttgccgtaggagacagtacgtgtcagtcagtcaggcccagttgccataggagacagtacgtgtcagtcagtcagtcaggcccagttgccgtaggagacagtacgtgtcagtcagtcagtcaggcccagttgccgtaggagacagtacgtgtcagtcagtcagtcaggcccagttgccataggagacagtacgtgtcagtcagtcagtaaggcccagttgccgtaggagacagtacgtgtcagtcagtcaggcccagttgccgtaggagacagtacgtgtcagtcagtcaggcccagttgccataggagacagtacgtgtcagtcagtcagtaaggcccagttgccgtaggagacagtacgtgtcagtcagtcaggcccagttgccgtaggagacagtacgtgtcagtcagtcaggcccagttgccataggagacagtacgtgtcagtcagtcagtcaggcccagttgccgtaggagacagtacgtgtcagttcagtcaggcccagttgccgtaggagacagtacgtgtcagtcagtca from Xenopus tropicalis strain Nigerian chromosome 8, UCB_Xtro_10.0, whole genome shotgun sequence encodes:
- the sema4a gene encoding semaphorin-4A precursor (The RefSeq protein has 7 substitutions compared to this genomic sequence) yields the protein MPTWKRCWGLLLVLLALLPCLPSDLVPRITFRHGDPGRSLLRFRLENVHNYDQLVLSPDETTLYVGARDNILSLGIRPGPIRLLHQAPWPANDSSITSCVNKAKSNKTECFNFIRILAPVNGSHLYTCGTYAFNPTCTYIELDHFSMPKNPNGTIITMDGRGQSPFDPQHNYTSITIDGELYTGTMNNFRGNEPVIFRNLGTKVSLRTEGSHGWLNADAVFVGSFNPQGSSPDSKVYFFFDETTREYDFFEKMTVARVARVCKNDVGGEKVLQKRWTTFLKAQLTCSLQNHFPFNILHHVALQNQPDPNNSVFFGVFRTQWQLGGRRSSAVCLYKLNDIEKVFNGAFKEQNKESSKWNRYMGVVSDPRPGSCSGGKFSDTDLNFMKEHFLMDEVVLPGAGRPVLVKQNVQYTRIALDSVQSVSGLNYTVMFLGTDKGFLHKAVLMGNGSESHIIEEIELLTPEEPVENILLAANEGVLYIGYSAGVLRVPLANCTVYQSCFDCILARDPYCAWDGASQRCRSVRSEQDKGKSWLQDIERGNPNTTCFSIGTPRVMRPPSASVKEENYSSCYNTILELRCPHRSALATYSWKTPDLAAPEMQMVTAEDAQVIIVREDTEGLYECWATESGYRYQVAHYWVRPVSCPGSVAPNTAERDYYKQFVVVTVLLVLTLLGCLGLGLYSVRDKLRARSKIQGCSTPETIKLSDSKEKKPLNGLCDTDGAKPCCVPLGRSTGKMDLENNSVAIS
- the sema4a gene encoding semaphorin-4A isoform X2 — protein: MPTWKRCWGLLLALLALLPCLPSDLVPRITFRHGDPGRSLLRFRLENVHNYDQLVLSPDETTLYVGARDNILSLGIRTRPIRLLHQAPWPANDSSITSCVNKAKSNKTECFNFIRILAPVNGSHLYTCGTYAFNPTCTYIELDHFSMPKNPNGTIITMDGRGQSPFDPQHNYTSITIDGELYTGTMNNFRGNEPVIFRNLGTKVSLRTEGSHGWLNADAVFVGSFNPQGSSPDSKVYFFFDETTREYDFFEKMTVARVARVCKNDVGGEKVLQKRWTTFLKAQLTCSLQNHFPFNILHHVALQNQPDPNNSIFFGVFRTQWQLGGRRSSAVCLYKLNDIEKVFNGAFKEQNKESSKWNRYMGVVSDPRPGSCSGGKFSDTDLNFMKEHFLMDEVVSPGAGRPVLVKQNVQYTRIALDSVQSVSGLNYTVMFLGTDKGFLHKAVLMGNGSESHIIEEIELLTPEEPVENILLAANEGVLYIGYSAGVLRVPLANCTVYQSCFDCILARDPYCAWDGASQRCRSVRSEQDKGKSWLQDIERGNPNTTCFSIGTPRVMRPPSASVKEENYSSCYNTILELRCPHRSALATYSWKTPDLAAPEMQMVTAEDAQVIIVREDTEGLYECWATESSYRYQVAHYWVRPVSCPGSVAPNTAERDYYKQFVVVTVLLVLTLLGCLGLGLYSVRDKLRARSKIQGCSTPETIKLSDSKEKKPLNGLCDGDGAKPCCVPLGRSTGKMDLENNSVAIS